A genomic stretch from Nitrospirota bacterium includes:
- a CDS encoding CBS domain-containing protein, producing the protein MLKVKDFMTKDVITINPDATVEALARLLIEHKFSGVPVVDENNNLVGIVTENDLISKNKRLHIPTIIRLFDAYIMLGSGKMEDEIKKMAATIVDEICVKDVVSITEETTLEEAATIMSEKSIHLLPVLRGKVVVGIVGKADIVGAMTGDSSK; encoded by the coding sequence ATGCTGAAAGTAAAAGATTTCATGACCAAAGATGTCATAACGATAAATCCTGATGCAACTGTTGAAGCGCTTGCGAGGCTCCTGATAGAGCATAAGTTCAGCGGCGTGCCGGTTGTGGATGAAAACAACAACCTTGTGGGCATAGTCACTGAGAATGACCTCATCAGCAAGAACAAGAGGCTTCACATCCCGACCATTATCAGGCTGTTTGACGCGTACATCATGTTAGGCTCCGGCAAGATGGAGGATGAGATAAAGAAGATGGCAGCTACTATTGTTGATGAGATATGCGTTAAGGATGTCGTATCCATAACTGAGGAGACGACGCTGGAAGAGGCTGCCACTATCATGTCTGAGAAGAGTATCCATCTCCTGCCTGTGCTGAGAGGCAAGGTTGTTGTGGGCATAGTCGGCAAGGCGGATATTGTCGGTGCGATGACAGGTGATAGTTCAAAGTAA
- a CDS encoding Bro-N domain-containing protein, with protein sequence METTKIALFKGKKIRKTLYKNEWWFSVIDVVEALTDSAKPSVYWSAMKARVKNEDGIQLSTICKRLKLEASDGKKYETDCADTEGVFRIIQSIPSPKAEPFKRWLAKVGYERVQEIENPELATKRTRILYKLKGYPDDWIEKRMRGIAIREELTDEWGKRGAKEQKDYEILTAEISKATFGVTPGEYKKLKGLKRENLRDHMDDFELIFTMLGERSTTEIHRIEDSEGVSKLKKDANRGGKIAGIARNELEKEIGHSVVSKENYLPKKKSKKILTD encoded by the coding sequence ATGGAAACTACAAAAATCGCTCTGTTTAAAGGCAAGAAAATCAGAAAAACACTTTATAAAAATGAGTGGTGGTTTTCGGTGATTGATGTGGTAGAAGCACTTACCGATAGCGCTAAACCGAGTGTTTATTGGAGCGCGATGAAGGCGCGTGTGAAAAATGAGGATGGAATTCAGTTATCTACAATTTGTAAACGACTGAAATTAGAGGCTTCGGACGGTAAAAAGTATGAAACCGATTGTGCCGACACGGAGGGCGTTTTTCGTATTATACAGTCTATCCCTTCTCCTAAAGCAGAGCCTTTTAAGCGCTGGCTGGCAAAAGTTGGTTATGAGCGCGTGCAAGAAATAGAAAATCCCGAATTGGCTACCAAAAGAACGAGAATTCTCTATAAGCTCAAAGGTTATCCCGATGACTGGATTGAAAAACGGATGCGAGGAATTGCCATTCGTGAAGAACTGACCGATGAGTGGGGGAAAAGAGGAGCCAAAGAACAAAAGGATTATGAAATTTTGACTGCCGAAATTTCCAAAGCCACTTTTGGCGTAACGCCGGGCGAATATAAAAAACTTAAGGGTTTAAAAAGAGAAAACTTAAGAGATCATATGGATGATTTTGAATTGATTTTTACTATGCTGGGAGAAAGATCAACTACAGAAATTCATCGCATAGAAGATTCGGAAGGAGTGTCCAAGCTAAAGAAGGATGCCAATAGGGGCGGGAAGATCGCTGGCATCGCAAGGAATGAACTGGAAAAGGAAATAGGCCATTCGGTGGTTTCTAAGGAAAATTATTTACCAAAGAAAAAATCAAAAAAAATATTAACAGATTAA
- the pgeF gene encoding peptidoglycan editing factor PgeF — MKNFILPSNIALPEVMAFFSTKTASDINLEKLLLEELCIEADIYIPIQKHTDKVHVLESGMGRVVADAVITSRKNVLIGIKVADCVPILLFDIEAGVIGAVHAGWRGTASGILKRSIETMQREFNSLPENIMAAIGPSIKGCSYEVDDNVMKAVRSASGEGSYIKQSGEKFYIDLPHANRLQAVSSGVPAQNIWLSDECTFCNAEKFHSYRHSGENAGRQGGFIMMW; from the coding sequence ATGAAGAACTTTATATTGCCTTCAAACATCGCATTGCCGGAGGTCATGGCATTCTTTTCAACCAAGACCGCATCAGATATCAATCTTGAAAAGTTATTGCTTGAGGAGTTGTGTATTGAGGCGGATATATATATCCCGATACAGAAACATACTGACAAGGTGCATGTGCTTGAGTCAGGAATGGGAAGGGTGGTCGCCGATGCTGTTATAACATCAAGGAAGAATGTTCTTATCGGGATAAAGGTGGCTGACTGTGTCCCAATACTTCTGTTTGACATAGAGGCCGGGGTTATAGGCGCAGTACATGCAGGATGGAGAGGCACAGCATCCGGCATACTGAAACGTTCTATCGAAACTATGCAGAGAGAGTTCAATTCACTTCCTGAAAACATAATGGCAGCGATAGGCCCCAGCATAAAGGGCTGCTCTTATGAGGTTGATGATAATGTCATGAAGGCTGTCCGTTCTGCGTCAGGCGAGGGCAGCTATATTAAACAATCCGGTGAAAAATTTTATATCGACCTTCCCCATGCCAACAGGCTTCAGGCTGTATCATCAGGAGTCCCTGCGCAGAACATCTGGCTTTCTGATGAATGTACCTTCTGCAATGCTGAAAAGTTCCATTCATACAGGCATTCAGGGGAGAATGCAGGGCGGCAGGGCGGTTTTATTATGATGTGGTAA
- the tsaE gene encoding tRNA (adenosine(37)-N6)-threonylcarbamoyltransferase complex ATPase subunit type 1 TsaE, whose translation MIVQSNSDAETREIGRRIGERLSPGDVVCLYGELGAGKTTMVKGIASVFGIMERDVTSPSFTIIIEHEGEVPFNHIDLYRLSENDTADLGLHEYFNRKSISVIEWAERAEREIPDDAIKVRLSYSGEDRREISIEGITI comes from the coding sequence GTGATAGTTCAAAGTAACAGCGATGCGGAGACAAGAGAGATAGGCCGCAGAATAGGGGAGCGGCTGAGCCCCGGCGATGTGGTCTGTCTTTACGGCGAACTTGGCGCTGGCAAGACAACTATGGTGAAGGGCATCGCCTCTGTCTTCGGCATTATGGAGCGGGATGTCACGAGCCCGAGCTTCACTATAATAATAGAGCATGAGGGTGAAGTACCGTTCAACCATATTGACCTTTACAGGCTTTCTGAAAATGATACGGCAGACCTCGGCCTGCATGAATATTTCAACAGGAAGAGCATATCTGTCATAGAGTGGGCGGAAAGGGCGGAGAGAGAGATACCTGATGATGCCATAAAGGTTCGGCTCAGCTACTCAGGCGAAGACAGAAGAGAGATATCAATAGAGGGAATTACTATATGA